One genomic segment of Nocardia spumae includes these proteins:
- a CDS encoding DUF559 domain-containing protein, with protein sequence MIRTRAELMGEVSAATIAARCRRGEYARVLPGIYAVGAVTQRIRCEAVIAWLPAAVLSHRTAAWLWDMHPEPESIEATVPRSSYRATSQWLRLYRRDLRSDGIDEAWGLPVTTRARTLLDCMSVLSDADAGRMVDAHARAVAPELSDLTTGRYGSRRLREQLRCAAFDAASEPERLFARGLARRGLHLLSNHPVGGYRADLVDERSRTIIEIDGREFHSDPVTFRRDRHRQNALLGAGWFVLRYAAADVNSYLDACVDEAARAIRRRRGNRRRAP encoded by the coding sequence GTGATTCGAACCAGGGCGGAATTGATGGGTGAAGTCTCGGCGGCGACGATCGCCGCGCGCTGTCGCCGCGGGGAATATGCGCGCGTGTTGCCGGGGATCTACGCGGTCGGGGCGGTCACTCAGCGCATCCGCTGTGAGGCCGTGATCGCCTGGCTGCCCGCTGCTGTGTTGAGTCATCGAACCGCGGCATGGCTGTGGGATATGCACCCGGAGCCCGAGTCGATCGAGGCGACCGTACCGCGAAGTAGCTATCGAGCCACGTCGCAATGGCTTCGGCTGTACCGCCGTGACTTGCGATCCGATGGGATCGATGAGGCATGGGGGCTGCCGGTGACCACCCGGGCCCGCACCCTGCTCGATTGCATGTCGGTCCTGTCCGATGCCGACGCCGGGCGCATGGTCGACGCCCACGCGCGCGCGGTGGCACCCGAGTTGTCGGATTTGACCACCGGACGGTACGGCTCCCGGCGTTTACGTGAGCAGTTGCGCTGCGCCGCATTCGATGCCGCCTCGGAGCCGGAGCGACTGTTCGCTCGCGGGCTCGCGCGGCGCGGTCTTCATTTGCTGTCGAATCATCCGGTGGGTGGGTACCGCGCTGACCTCGTCGATGAACGGTCGCGAACGATTATCGAGATCGACGGGCGTGAATTCCACAGTGATCCCGTCACGTTCCGTCGTGATCGCCATCGCCAGAATGCTTTGCTGGGGGCCGGGTGGTTCGTGCTGCGGTACGCCGCCGCCGATGTGAACTCCTATCTCGACGCCTGTGTCGACGAGGCCGCACGGGCGATTCGCCGCAGACGCGGCAACCGCCGGCGAGCGCCGTGA